DNA sequence from the Candidatus Limnocylindrales bacterium genome:
GGCAGAAGGAGAGCTCCTCATGAAGATGGGAATCGTGCTGACCGGACAGAACGAGACGCTCGAGCAGGCGGTGGAGGCGATCGTGCGCGCCGAGGCCGACGGATTCGATACCGCCTGGCGCCCGCACATCATGGGACTGGATGCGCTGATGGTGCTTGCGGTGGCCGGACAGCGCACCAGCAGGATCGAGCTCGGCAGCGCCGTCGTGCCGACCTATCCGCGGCATCCTCATTCGCTGGCGCAGCAGGCTGCCACCGCCAATGCCGCCACGGGCGGCCGGCTGGCGCTCGGCGTCGGGCGCAGCCACCAGGTCGTCATCGAGAACATGTTCGGCCTTCGCTACGAGAGCGGCATCGCGCACATGCGCGAGTACGTGACCGTCCTTCGAACACTGCTCGACGAAGGCTTCTGCTCCTTCGAAGGAAAGCTCTACCGCGTGCAGGCGCCGCTGGAATCGCGCGAGGGAAAGGGGATTCCGATCCTGATCGGAGCCTTGATGCCGAAGATGCTCGAGGTGTGCGGGCGTCTTTGCGAAGGGACGCTGACGTGGATGTGCGGCCCGCGCTACGTCGCCTCCACCATCGTTCCGCACCTGCAGGCGGCATCGGAGGCCGTCGGCCGCCCCATGCCGCGCGTGGTCGTCTCCCTTCCCGTCTGCGTGACCGACGATGCTGCGGCAGCCAGGGAATTCGCATCCAGCCAGTTCGCGATCTACGGGCAGCTGCCGGTGTACCGGTCGTGCCTGGACGCCGAAGGCGCGGCGGGCCCGGCCGACATTGCACTGGTCGGAAGCGAGTCCGAGGTCGAAGCGGGCCTGCGGCGGATCGCAAGCGCCGGCGCCAGTGATTTCTACGCCGGCATCTTCCCCGACGGCCGCCAGGGCTCCGATTCGGTGCAGCGAACGCAGTCGCTGCTCAAGAGCCTGTGCGGGAAGGTTTGAGGAGCGGTGCCCTGGCTCCCGTGTCAGGCGCACGTTCGATAAGGTGAGCGCCGGCGGCGGCCTCTGCACGTCCAGCCGACGATACGCGGGCGCAGTCACAGGAGGTACGATGAACAGCGATCGAGCCTTTCGCATCTATGCGGTTCTGTTCGGCCTGCTCGCGATCTCGAACCTGACCAAACCGCTGGAGATGAGCCAGGAGGTGGGCTTCGTCTTCTTCGGGCAGCGCCTGAAGGGCACGCCGAACCTGCTCATCGCGCCGCTGTTCGGCCTCTACATGGCCGCGTACGCCTACGGCTTGTGGAAAAAGCGCCGTTTCGCGCTGCCGATGGGCCTTCTCTACGCAGGCTACGTTCCACTCAATCTCTTCCTGTTTCGCGTTCGCATGCCCGAGGAGGCCAGCGCCAACTCCCTGTTCGGCATCGTCTACATGATCGTCGCCATCGGCGTCTCCTGGAGCGCGGCTCTCCTGCTGCTGCGTCGGGCGGGGGAATTGAACGGGCGCTGACCGCGCCGCGCAGTGTGCGGCACGGTCAGCGGCAGCCATCCCTTCGCCGGTGCGGGAGGTTACGGAGACGATCCAGGCCGGCCGAAGGATGATCAGACCGAGAGCAACTCGCGCACGACGACGAAGTAGCTGCCCATCTCCTTGCCGCCTTTGACGGCCGACCCGATGAAGACGTCGCCCGCGACGCGGCGCATGTAATCGATCATGTTGCCGTAGACGAACTGCGTGATGCCGGCGTCGTTGCGCTTGACCGGCGGCCAGGAGGGCAGGCCGCGCCGCGGGACCTGCGTGTAGTCGAACGCCGCGCCGCCAAGCGTGTTGCCCGAGGTGTCGTGCAGGACGTAGTAGCCGGGTCCGATGACCGGACGGATCTTCGTCTCGTTGTAGCCCCAGGCGACGTTGCCGGCGTCGGCGTCGGAGGGACGGAAGCAGATCTTCTCGAAATCGGTGAAGGCGGGCAGAGAATTCTTGCCGTGGAAGATGACCGCGCGCTGGCGCGGATAGTCCGGCGGCACCATGTCGTCGACGCTCACCGGCTGCGCGCTCGCGGCAGCCTTCCACAGCGCGCCCTGAAGCTTGCTGCCCTGCAGCTCGCGCACCGCCGCGATCCGGTCGGCCAGAGCAAGAGAATCCAGATGTGCAGCGATCTCGGCGAGGTCGGGGGACGGGCGCGACAGAAGTGCCTTGAGAGTCTGGCCGGGCTGTGTCATCAAGCGATCTCCTGCAGGCGGGCGACTTTGCAGGCTGTTTTGCCGGCCCCGGATGATAGCAGCGTCCGGTCCCATGGCAACGCAATCTACGCCAACGAACGGTCCATCGGTGCTCGGCAGAACGTCCATGCGCATTCTCATGCACGCCATCGCGGTCATCCGGCCGCGCGGCGGGCCCTTTGATGCGGAGATCGATGGCGACGTCGCACGCGGCGTCCTCAGCTTCCTCCCGCATCTGCCAGCGCCGACGCGCTGGGCATTTCCTCTGGGCCTGCGGTTGCTCGAGTACGGGCCGGTCCTGTTCAAGGAGGGCTTTCGCCGGTTCACCGACATGGATCAGGAGACGGCCGGCCGCTACCTGCATCACTGGGAACGCGCTGGCGGCGCGGCCTCGCTGCTGTTCCAGGGCGTGCGCGCCCTGGTGCTGGTCAGCTTCTACCAGCACCCGAAGATCCTGCATGCGATGGGAGTGGACTGGCAGGCGCGTGCGGACGAGCGAGTTCTCTACCGTGCGCGAGTGCTGCGTACCGTGCGCGATGCGGACGCGCAGCAGCATGCGCCCATGGCAGCCGTACCCGGAGGCCGGCCATGAGCGAGACCGGACCGCGTCTCGTCCATTCGGCCGCCGGCTCGCTGCGACCGCCCGAGCACGACCTGGAGTATCCGAATCATGAAGATGGCATGACGCTCGGCCACGGTCGCGAGCGCCGGCATTTCGCCGCCGACGTCGTCATCGTCGGCAGCGGCGCCGGCGGCGCACCGGCTGCGCGTCTTCTGCGGGAAGCCGGCTACGACGTGCTGATGATCGAGGAGGGCGGCCTGCACCGCACCGAGACGTTCCGAACCGATCCGCTCCCCTCCTTGCAGCGCCTCTACCGCGATGCCGGCACGAGCTCGATCATGGGCCGGCCGCCCATCATGTTCGCCGAAGGTCGCTGCGTCGGCGGCTCCACCGTCATCAACGGCGGCATGTCCTGGCGCACGCCCGAGCGCGTGCTCGAGCAGTGGAGCGGCGAGTTCGGTCTGGAGCAGACCGATCCGGCGTCGATGGCGCGCCATTTCGAGGAAGCGCAGCGCATCCTGCACGTCGAGCACCAGCACGAAGACACGCTGGGGCGCAACGACGCGTTGTTCGTCGCCGGCGCGCGAAAGCTCGGATGGCGCGTCGAGAACAACCCGCGCAACATGCACCGCTGCGTCGGCCTCAACAACTGCGGCCTCGGCTGCCCGACCGGCGCCAAGCGCTCGATGCTCGTCACCGAGATCCCGCGGGCGTTGACGGCCGGGACGCGGCTGCTCAGTCACGCCAAGGTCGATCGCATCCGCTTTCGCGGCGGCCGCGCGGTCGGCGTGCGCGGCCACTTCGTCGACGAGCGCGGCCGTGCCAAGAACAGCGGCGGACGGCGCCTCGGCAGGTTCGAGGTCGAGGCGGACCTGGTCGTGCTCGCCGCGGGCGCGCGCCACACGCCCGGCATTCTCATGCGCAGTCTGATCTTCGGCGGCCAGGTCGGACGCAACCTGCACACGCATCCCAACGCCAAGGTCGTCGGCGTCTTCGAAGAGAAGGTCAACGCCTGGATCGGGGCGCATCAGGCGCACCAGATCCATCAGTTTCTCGAGGAAGGCGTGCTCCTGGCCTACGCCGGCGTTCCGCCTGGCATCCTCGCCACCGGCATTCCCGGCTTCGGCCGCGAGCACGGCGA
Encoded proteins:
- a CDS encoding TIGR03564 family F420-dependent LLM class oxidoreductase is translated as MKMGIVLTGQNETLEQAVEAIVRAEADGFDTAWRPHIMGLDALMVLAVAGQRTSRIELGSAVVPTYPRHPHSLAQQAATANAATGGRLALGVGRSHQVVIENMFGLRYESGIAHMREYVTVLRTLLDEGFCSFEGKLYRVQAPLESREGKGIPILIGALMPKMLEVCGRLCEGTLTWMCGPRYVASTIVPHLQAASEAVGRPMPRVVVSLPVCVTDDAAAAREFASSQFAIYGQLPVYRSCLDAEGAAGPADIALVGSESEVEAGLRRIASAGASDFYAGIFPDGRQGSDSVQRTQSLLKSLCGKV
- a CDS encoding GMC family oxidoreductase, yielding MSETGPRLVHSAAGSLRPPEHDLEYPNHEDGMTLGHGRERRHFAADVVIVGSGAGGAPAARLLREAGYDVLMIEEGGLHRTETFRTDPLPSLQRLYRDAGTSSIMGRPPIMFAEGRCVGGSTVINGGMSWRTPERVLEQWSGEFGLEQTDPASMARHFEEAQRILHVEHQHEDTLGRNDALFVAGARKLGWRVENNPRNMHRCVGLNNCGLGCPTGAKRSMLVTEIPRALTAGTRLLSHAKVDRIRFRGGRAVGVRGHFVDERGRAKNSGGRRLGRFEVEADLVVLAAGARHTPGILMRSLIFGGQVGRNLHTHPNAKVVGVFEEKVNAWIGAHQAHQIHQFLEEGVLLAYAGVPPGILATGIPGFGREHGERMALYNHMMAAGCLVEDTGVGRVVLGPDLQPWMTFQLSPKDVETVHRGVRLAAEQMFAAGARSVLLPFGDLPELHGPDDLVQIDRRPRKRHNIELMTVHIMSSTRMSRDKRGGVVDAWGHVHGVEGLAIADAGIIPSSIGVNPMETIVALSLRCAERWAEELGRRRMRSPVASAPASPAAASGPHADGTEQAGAAASMVPASV